AAACAGTATGTAAAGCACAGCTAAACGGTTCAACAAGAACGCCATTTTCATCATTTACAATTTCAGGCAGTTTAATAATTTGACTTTCATGAGCTACAACGTTATTCCCCCAGCTTCCCCCCGTATCCTTGCATGTGCCAGTGAGCAATCCTGGTGAAATAGAACCGTTGCTCATGTTTTTACAAAGGTTGTAGTTGCCCTGATTACATTCACGACAAAGGGGTGTGATCCCCCTTGCTTTACAAGATAAAATAGGATCAATAACTACTCGCTCTCCGACCGATACATGTTCTACCTTACTTCCAACTTTTGAGATCGTTCCTGCTATTTCATGGCCAATAGTAAAAGGAAATGAAATAAATGGAGATGTGGCAGGGCTGTCTTTCAGAGAAATTAAGTTTAAATCACTTCCGCAAATGCCGCCATATTTCACTTTTATCTCAACCCATTTATCTGTAGGAAGTTCTGGAGTTCTAACATCTCGTAATTGAACACATGTGAAGGGCCCATTAACATAAAGCGATGGATGCATTTTGCCCATCGCTTTACTAAAGGTGTATTTTGGCAAATTTAAGTTAAATTGTACAGCTTTCATTATAACTACTCACTTTCTTGTTATTAAATTTTCTCTCTTTATACTTTAGAAAAATTAACTTTGTTAAAGGATCAAAGTATAAGTAAAACTACGGCTTCCACAATTTGCACTTGGCAGTAAGCCAAGTTTTTCTAATATTTTATTGCATGGGTACTTGCGGTATGATTTTTCCTTCAATTCTCTCAAAAATATCATCCAAATCCCGTCCTGTAATGGTAAGACCGTGGTTTTTCAAACCAATAACTGTTCGGGATGGGTTTTTCGATTCACTGACTAATCGAGCAACTGATTCTGCTAGTTCTACTGTTCCGCATGGATAATTAAATTCCGTAGCCTTAATTCCATCCATCCACGCATGAATATGAACAATAGCTCCTACTTCGGGATGTTCTTGGTAGATCATCCAATGTTCAATTGCATCAACTGAAGCGCGTTTGGGTGTAATACGAGGTGGAACGCTAACTTTCATAGTATTCTTTTGGTCATCGTATCCGGAAATATAAAGAAAGTCTTTTCCTATTTTCCTCATGTTTGACTTATCTATTCCACTTGCACTCATCCAAAAGCTATTGTTATCTTTACGGGCACTGAGATTTCCATAACTTAACCCGCCAATTCCATACAGCTTTTTCAGGTGGCGTATGTCTCTTTCGGATAATATCTCCTCAAGGGGAAACGGAGCAGGCAGAAGGTTCATTTCATCTAGTTTTTTTCCTGATGCTCCTAAAGACTGGGTAATTTCGTCTCCATTCCATAGGGATTCCGGTAAATCTTTATAAAAATCATTATCAATAACAAGTTTAGATGAGGCAAGGGGTTCTAACCGTTCATAAATCTGTTGAAAAACCTGTTCGTCTCTTTTCTCTGTATCAAACGTTATACTGTAGTTTCCTTGTTCAGGGGTCAAAAAGTATAATTGGGTCTCCTTTTCACCATGAACTATATACATAAGGTGATTCGCCAAACTTCTTATTAGATAAGGATAAGCCTCTTTGTGAATGTCTTGAGGTTTAGTTTCTGTTTCAACGATAGAAACGACAAAAGTTCCTTGGGATTTTCTTCGGTATGGACGAGGAGCGTTACTATTAAGTACATGAAACACAAGCTTTATATTGTCCTCCGGAGTCGAATGATAAGTATATCCGTGTTCTAAAAATATGTTCCGTATCCCTTCAAACAACCATTGTGAACATTGGTTTGCAGGTTGTCCTGTAAACGTAAATGAATTCATATCCGATTCCTCCATTTCTTAATTAAAATTCGTTTTAAATATGATGTAGAAGCATTCCATGCTTAGGAATAATATCATCAATAAAAGCGAAAGTTATACATGTATATTTAAGTCAGCAGGAGGGAAGAAATTGTTCTACAAGGTAATTAAAAACGCAGCTAAATTCATACTTTCACTATTTTTTACTGTCAAAATTACGGGGCGTGAAAATATCGTAGACGATGGTCCCTTTATTATTTCTTCCAACCATCTTAGTAACTATGATCCAATATTGATTAGTTTAATGTTTCAAAACCACATTCATTTTTTGGCAAAAGCAGAGTTATGCAATCATCGTTTAACAAGCTGGTTTTTTAAGAAATTGCGTGTTATACCAGTAAATCGTCAAAGCGGTATAGTCATTCGGCCCGTGAGAGAAACGTTAAAACTATTACAAGAAGGAAAAGTGATAGGAATTTTTCCAGAAGGGACAAGAGTTGCAAATGGAAAAGAAATAGAGCCGAAGAAAGGAGTAGCTTTTTTTGCAGTTAAAAGCAACGTCCCTGTTTTGCCGGTAGCCATTACTTTTCACAAGAGCAAATTTAGGGTAAGACAAAAGGCTTTGATTAACATAGGTTCTCCGATTGATTTATCATCACGTAAAACGGTTGATTACAAGGAGTTGGCCTCTGATATATTGCAGCAATCAAGAAAATTAGCATTAAAAAATAACGAAAACGAAATAATTTTAAAAAACGGACAACGCAGTAAGTTAAATAATATTTTTGAAATAATACCTTCACTATTAAAAAAATCATAACGAATTGCTACAAGAAGAATGCAGCAAGAAGGAGTATAGAAAATGTTTGCATTTATCATCAATAAAACTTCTGGCAACGGGAAAGGACATCGAGTATGGAAACGTGTAGAAAAAATATTAGAACAAGAAGATCTTCCCTTTGTTGCTCGGTTTACAGAAGGCCCTCAACATGCTCAAGAGATAGTTAAAGATCTTAGCAGAAAAAATTTGAAAACAATTATAGTAGTAGGGGGAGATGGCACTATTCATGAGGTTGCAAATGAGCTTGCGTATAAAAATATATCTTTAGGGATTATTCCAGCAGGTTCAGGTAATGATTTCGCCCGCTGTATAGGAGTTCCAATGAACCCTTTAAAAGCTTTAGAGCGGATTATTGCAAATGAAAAGAAACAAGTCGATTTACTTCATCTTGGCCATCAATATTGCCTTACCGTAACTGGAATAGGTTTGGACGGGCAGATAGCTAAAAACGTGAATGACGGAGCATATAAAAAATTTTTTAATCAATTACGGTTAGGTGGATTGTCTTATGTCGTAAGCTTGTTAGAAACATTGAGAGACTACAAACCAACGAATGTCCAGATTACCATTGATGGAGTAGATATGACATTTTCAAACGTTTGGCTTGTAGCTGTAGCAAATGCACCAAACTATGGGGGCGGGATCACCATTTGTCCCGATGCTTCTTATAATGATGGTTTTCTAAATCTTTGTATTGTGCACGGAATAAAAAAATGGGAATTGTTACGTTTGTTTCCAAAAGCCTATAGAGGAAAACATACAACAGAGAAAAATGTTACTTTTTTACAGGGAAAAGAAGTTCAGGTCAGTTCTGGAAACTCAATCATGGTACATAGTGATGGCGAACAGATGACGGTAAGTCCTATTCATATACGTATTAAAAAAGATGCTCTACAAGTCGTGTAAGAGCATCTTTTTCAATTAAAAGCGACAGATTAAAACATAACTATTCTTCTTTGGGATTATTATTCACATTTTCTTTTATTCCTCTATCTTCAAAAATATTCTCATATTCGAGAATAAAGAAGGAGTAAAAGAAATCAGTCAGGAATTCATTTATTTTTTTGATATTATTCTTCAACTATGAACCCTCCCTCTTAAGATGTAAATGATCATGGAGATAGTACTTATTATTTAATCAGGTTAAGAATCCAATTTTTAAAATCAACCAAACGTAAAGACTCAGGTGTGGATTCTGTGCCTGTAACGACCATAGGGATATGTGAATCATTTTTATGAAAGCCTCCGTGACTGGCTCCACCCGGATGGGAAGGAGTAACTTCTCCGCTGAATTCGTAGCCTGGTTTGACGGAGGTGACAACAAAGTTTCCTTGATGGGAATGAAGGGTGCTATGGAGCCTCTTTAAAGCATCGGGGAAGTCTCCAAAATGAATATTGTCCTCTTGTATGTGAAGGTCAAGTATCGAAGGATCACCGTCTACTGACCACGTTTGATTGTATTCATCCTTCATTTCTCCATTTTCTTTAAAACGAAAAGTTTCTTTATTGTTTGCTGAAGCAACGTGAATCCAGTCATTCATTTTCCAAGCAATGATTTCTACTCGATCATCTTCTTTTAATTTCTCAACAATAGTGGTCAGTGGAACGTCCTCGGTATTTAATGAATAAATCAAACAAGACCTCAGGTTATTAGCTACAACAACTTGGTCATCTTTATGAACACCTCTGCTAAGTTTAGTGATTTTAAGGGGGAGTAAAAGCTTCCGTATGTCAACCATTGCTTGTCTGCGATCTTTTTTAACATGGGACTGGCCATTATCCCCAATAAGTATCCAAATATAATTTTTTAGTGCTTCTTCCCATGTTGGAAAAGAGTCTAATATGGTCTGTAAGTTTTTATCCATATCCTTGATCCCTTTCGTATCCATTGGCCCGTTTTTATGAACATTTTTATCATGATCCGGCAGATAGACAAGTGAAAAGTCGGGAATTTCATTATGATCAACCAAATGAGTAAATTCTTGGACGGAAAAATTATTATTAAATCCGTATTTATTCCACACGCGGCTGTATTTTTTCAAAGGACTTAGTTTTGATAATCGTCCGTATACAAACTTCTCAGCCGTAAACGTTTCCACCTGTTTTTCTATAGGAACAAAATAACGAATGAAACGAGGAATTGTTAAATTATGAGGAGTCTTGCCTCTATGAACCAGCGGGTTTATAGAAGCTGAATGTTTTCCTTGTTCGTGCAGGTCCTCATGGATGGTTGTTACCTGTGTATTCAAATGTTCATTATTTAATCGGTAGAGAGCATCATACATACTTTTAGACAGACCTAATTTCATCAGATCCTTAACGTGGGTTCCATAATTAATAATTCTGTTTTCTTCTTTGTTGTACCATACAAGAGAAGGAACGCCGTGCTGATCGGAATAGTGTCCAGTTAATAAAGTACTTTCAACATTCACTGACATAGTGGGAAAAGGTGCAACGACATCGGCAAAATAATTTCCATGTTCCATAAAATATGTAAATGCAGGTATTCTTTCCTCTTTTAAAGCCCGCTGCAAAGGCTTATCCATTAAGGTATCAAGCATTATCATGATCACACTTTTTTGAGAAGGGCTTGAAGGCATGTTTATCATCCTTTTAAGTTAATAAATAATGTTAGAAATACGTTTTGCATTTCATATAATTTAGTATGGAAGGTTTAGAAAAGATTATGTAATAAATCAGATGGTGGATATTTGGTAGAAGAACGGGGGATGACGAAAGAAAAATACATTATAAATATTACAAATTAGGTGATAGTAAAAAGGGTGAGTAACGAGGCTGTTGTGAAAGAGAGGTAATATGGATGAAAAATCAGCCATTGATTTTTTCTGCATCGATTGGACATGGACACAATCAGGCTGCGAAAGCTTTAAAAAATGAATTTAATAAAAAAGGTTTTTATCCAGAAATGGTTGATACATTTCACGTGATTAGCCCAATTCTTCATCACTTCATGCTTAGCAGTTATATTCGTCTATTGAAACTAGCTCCTTTTATATGGAGAAAAATTTACTTTTATGCAGAAGAGTATCCATTGTTTTTATTATTAGATCGCTTTGGTTCTCTTTTTATTGAACATTTGTATTCGATAATGAATAGGGAGGCTTGTCCGTTTATCATTTCAACTCATCCGTTTGTCACTGCTTTTTTATCAAGAGTTAAGCAGACAAAGCAATTAGATTTTCCTTTGTATACAGTTATAACGGATTTCGTTTTACACCCTGCATATATCAGAAAGGAAATTGATGGGTATTTTACAGCATCACCTAAGATTGAGGAATTTGCTAATTTGCATAATGTTCCTTCTCACCTTTTTAACTTAACAGGGATACCAATCTCGAACAACGAATGTATACACATATCAAAATGGAAAGCCCGTTATGATTTAGGGCTTGATCCAGGGAAGAAGACATTGCTAATAGCCGGCGGCGGCATTGGTTTAACAAATTTCGTACATGTCCTGCAGGTAGTAGAGCATTTAAAGGAACAGATCCAGATTTTATGTATGGTAGGACATAATCATAGAGCAAAACATAGAATTCTTCAAAAGAAAAGTAAGCACATGATTAAAGTGATAGAATTTACAGATCAATTTTTGTTATATTTAAAAGCGAGTGATGGTATTCTTTCGAAAGCAGGAGGA
This DNA window, taken from Alteribacillus bidgolensis, encodes the following:
- a CDS encoding class II aldolase/adducin family protein; this translates as MNSFTFTGQPANQCSQWLFEGIRNIFLEHGYTYHSTPEDNIKLVFHVLNSNAPRPYRRKSQGTFVVSIVETETKPQDIHKEAYPYLIRSLANHLMYIVHGEKETQLYFLTPEQGNYSITFDTEKRDEQVFQQIYERLEPLASSKLVIDNDFYKDLPESLWNGDEITQSLGASGKKLDEMNLLPAPFPLEEILSERDIRHLKKLYGIGGLSYGNLSARKDNNSFWMSASGIDKSNMRKIGKDFLYISGYDDQKNTMKVSVPPRITPKRASVDAIEHWMIYQEHPEVGAIVHIHAWMDGIKATEFNYPCGTVELAESVARLVSESKNPSRTVIGLKNHGLTITGRDLDDIFERIEGKIIPQVPMQ
- a CDS encoding lysophospholipid acyltransferase family protein, with amino-acid sequence MFYKVIKNAAKFILSLFFTVKITGRENIVDDGPFIISSNHLSNYDPILISLMFQNHIHFLAKAELCNHRLTSWFFKKLRVIPVNRQSGIVIRPVRETLKLLQEGKVIGIFPEGTRVANGKEIEPKKGVAFFAVKSNVPVLPVAITFHKSKFRVRQKALINIGSPIDLSSRKTVDYKELASDILQQSRKLALKNNENEIILKNGQRSKLNNIFEIIPSLLKKS
- a CDS encoding diacylglycerol/lipid kinase family protein encodes the protein MFAFIINKTSGNGKGHRVWKRVEKILEQEDLPFVARFTEGPQHAQEIVKDLSRKNLKTIIVVGGDGTIHEVANELAYKNISLGIIPAGSGNDFARCIGVPMNPLKALERIIANEKKQVDLLHLGHQYCLTVTGIGLDGQIAKNVNDGAYKKFFNQLRLGGLSYVVSLLETLRDYKPTNVQITIDGVDMTFSNVWLVAVANAPNYGGGITICPDASYNDGFLNLCIVHGIKKWELLRLFPKAYRGKHTTEKNVTFLQGKEVQVSSGNSIMVHSDGEQMTVSPIHIRIKKDALQVV
- a CDS encoding alkaline phosphatase family protein, which produces MPSSPSQKSVIMIMLDTLMDKPLQRALKEERIPAFTYFMEHGNYFADVVAPFPTMSVNVESTLLTGHYSDQHGVPSLVWYNKEENRIINYGTHVKDLMKLGLSKSMYDALYRLNNEHLNTQVTTIHEDLHEQGKHSASINPLVHRGKTPHNLTIPRFIRYFVPIEKQVETFTAEKFVYGRLSKLSPLKKYSRVWNKYGFNNNFSVQEFTHLVDHNEIPDFSLVYLPDHDKNVHKNGPMDTKGIKDMDKNLQTILDSFPTWEEALKNYIWILIGDNGQSHVKKDRRQAMVDIRKLLLPLKITKLSRGVHKDDQVVVANNLRSCLIYSLNTEDVPLTTIVEKLKEDDRVEIIAWKMNDWIHVASANNKETFRFKENGEMKDEYNQTWSVDGDPSILDLHIQEDNIHFGDFPDALKRLHSTLHSHQGNFVVTSVKPGYEFSGEVTPSHPGGASHGGFHKNDSHIPMVVTGTESTPESLRLVDFKNWILNLIK
- a CDS encoding MGDG synthase family glycosyltransferase translates to MKNQPLIFSASIGHGHNQAAKALKNEFNKKGFYPEMVDTFHVISPILHHFMLSSYIRLLKLAPFIWRKIYFYAEEYPLFLLLDRFGSLFIEHLYSIMNREACPFIISTHPFVTAFLSRVKQTKQLDFPLYTVITDFVLHPAYIRKEIDGYFTASPKIEEFANLHNVPSHLFNLTGIPISNNECIHISKWKARYDLGLDPGKKTLLIAGGGIGLTNFVHVLQVVEHLKEQIQILCMVGHNHRAKHRILQKKSKHMIKVIEFTDQFLLYLKASDGILSKAGGLTMAEALACETPIIIFNPVPGHEEQNANYLTHAGAAVKVDKCIQLPSVLERVLYEKTYYTNLQYNAQMLKKPNAANQIVDRILTLTNQQQITKSH